The Molothrus ater isolate BHLD 08-10-18 breed brown headed cowbird chromosome 1, BPBGC_Mater_1.1, whole genome shotgun sequence genome includes a window with the following:
- the TFAP2A gene encoding transcription factor AP-2-alpha isoform X1 — protein MKMLWKLTDNIKYEECEERHDSTSNGTARLPQLGTVGQSPYTSAPPLSHTPNADFQPPYFPPPYQPIYPQSQDPYSHVNDPYSLNPLHAQPQPQHPGWPGQRQSQETGLLHTHRGLPHQLSGLDPRRDYRRHDDLLHAPHGLGSGLADLPLHSIPHAIEDVPHVEDPGINIPDQTVIKKGPVSLSKSNNNAVSSIPINKDALFGGVVNPNEVFCSVPGRLSLLSSTSKYKVTVAEVQRRLSPPECLNASLLGGVLRRAKSKNGGRSLREKLDKIGLNLPAGRRKAANVTLLTSLVEGEAVHLARDFGYVCETEFPAKAVAEFLNRQHSDPNEQVTRKNMLLATKQICKEFTDLLAQDRSPLGNSRPNPILEPGIQSCLTHFNLISHGFGSPAVCAAVTALQNYLTEALKAMDKMYLSNNPNSHTDNSTKSGDKEEKHRK, from the exons atgaaaatgctttggaaaCTGACGGATAATATCAAGTATGAGGAATGTGAG GAGCGCCACGACAGTACCAGCAACGGGACAGCCCGGTTACCCCAGTTGGGGACCGTGGGGCAGTCTCCCTACACCAGCGCCCCACCGCTCTCGCACACCCCCAACGCCGACTTCCAGCCCCCCTACTTCCCCCCCCCTTACCAGCCCATCTACCCCCAGTCTCAGGACCCCTACTCCCACGTGAACGACCCGTACAGCCTCAACCCCCTCCACgcccagccacagccccagcacccaggaTGGCCGGgacagaggcagagccaggagacGGGGCTGCTCCACACGCACCGGGGTTTGCCCCACCAGCTCTCGGGGCTCGACCCGCGCAGGGACTACCGGCGGCACGACGACCTGCTGCACGCCCCGCACGGGCTGGGCTCGGGGCTGGCCGACCTGCCCCTCCACTCCATCCCCCACGCCATCGAGGACGTGCCG CACGTAGAAGACCCCGGTATTAACATCCCAGATCAAACTGTAATTAAGAAAG gcccCGTGTCCCTCTCCAAGTCTAACAACAACGCCGTCTCCTCCATCCCCATCAACAAGGACGCGCTCTTCGGCGGGGTGGTGAACCCCAACGAGGTCTTCTGCTCGGTGCCGGGCCGCCTCTCGCTGCTCAGCTCCACCTCCAAGTACAAGGTCACGGTGGCGGAAGTGCAGAGACGCCTGTCGCCGCCCGAGTGCCTCAACGCCTCCCTGCTGGGCGGAGTGCTCCGGAG GGCAAAGTCTAAAAATGGAGGGAGATCTCTGAGGGAGAAACTGGACAAAATAGGACTAAACCTGCCAGCTGGAAGGCGTAAAGCTGCTAACGTTACCTTGCTCACATCGCTCGTGGAGG GAGAAGCAGTACATCTAGCTAGAGATTTTGGGTACGTTTGTGAGACAGAATTTCCTGCCAAAGCAGTAGCTGAATTTCTCAACCGACAACATTCCGATCCAAACGAGCAAGTCACAAGAAAAAACATGCTTCTAGCTACAAA ACAGATCTGTAAAGAGTTCACCGACCTGCTGGCTCAGGACCGATCTCCCCTGGGGAACTCGCGGCCCAACCCCATTTTGGAGCCGGGCATCCAGAGCTGCCTGACCCACTTCAACCTCATCTCGCACGGCTTTGGGAGCCCGGCGGTGTGTGCTGCCGTCACCGCCCTGCAGAACTATCTCACCGAGGCACTCAAGGCCATGGACAAAATGTACCTCAGCAACAACCCCAACAGCCACACAGACAACAGCACCAAAAGCGGCGACAAAGAGGAGAAGCACCGAAAGTGA
- the TFAP2A gene encoding transcription factor AP-2-alpha isoform X3, with the protein MSILAKMGDWQERHDSTSNGTARLPQLGTVGQSPYTSAPPLSHTPNADFQPPYFPPPYQPIYPQSQDPYSHVNDPYSLNPLHAQPQPQHPGWPGQRQSQETGLLHTHRGLPHQLSGLDPRRDYRRHDDLLHAPHGLGSGLADLPLHSIPHAIEDVPHVEDPGINIPDQTVIKKGPVSLSKSNNNAVSSIPINKDALFGGVVNPNEVFCSVPGRLSLLSSTSKYKVTVAEVQRRLSPPECLNASLLGGVLRRAKSKNGGRSLREKLDKIGLNLPAGRRKAANVTLLTSLVEGEAVHLARDFGYVCETEFPAKAVAEFLNRQHSDPNEQVTRKNMLLATKQICKEFTDLLAQDRSPLGNSRPNPILEPGIQSCLTHFNLISHGFGSPAVCAAVTALQNYLTEALKAMDKMYLSNNPNSHTDNSTKSGDKEEKHRK; encoded by the exons ATGTCTATCCTTGCCAAGATGGGGGACTGGCAG GAGCGCCACGACAGTACCAGCAACGGGACAGCCCGGTTACCCCAGTTGGGGACCGTGGGGCAGTCTCCCTACACCAGCGCCCCACCGCTCTCGCACACCCCCAACGCCGACTTCCAGCCCCCCTACTTCCCCCCCCCTTACCAGCCCATCTACCCCCAGTCTCAGGACCCCTACTCCCACGTGAACGACCCGTACAGCCTCAACCCCCTCCACgcccagccacagccccagcacccaggaTGGCCGGgacagaggcagagccaggagacGGGGCTGCTCCACACGCACCGGGGTTTGCCCCACCAGCTCTCGGGGCTCGACCCGCGCAGGGACTACCGGCGGCACGACGACCTGCTGCACGCCCCGCACGGGCTGGGCTCGGGGCTGGCCGACCTGCCCCTCCACTCCATCCCCCACGCCATCGAGGACGTGCCG CACGTAGAAGACCCCGGTATTAACATCCCAGATCAAACTGTAATTAAGAAAG gcccCGTGTCCCTCTCCAAGTCTAACAACAACGCCGTCTCCTCCATCCCCATCAACAAGGACGCGCTCTTCGGCGGGGTGGTGAACCCCAACGAGGTCTTCTGCTCGGTGCCGGGCCGCCTCTCGCTGCTCAGCTCCACCTCCAAGTACAAGGTCACGGTGGCGGAAGTGCAGAGACGCCTGTCGCCGCCCGAGTGCCTCAACGCCTCCCTGCTGGGCGGAGTGCTCCGGAG GGCAAAGTCTAAAAATGGAGGGAGATCTCTGAGGGAGAAACTGGACAAAATAGGACTAAACCTGCCAGCTGGAAGGCGTAAAGCTGCTAACGTTACCTTGCTCACATCGCTCGTGGAGG GAGAAGCAGTACATCTAGCTAGAGATTTTGGGTACGTTTGTGAGACAGAATTTCCTGCCAAAGCAGTAGCTGAATTTCTCAACCGACAACATTCCGATCCAAACGAGCAAGTCACAAGAAAAAACATGCTTCTAGCTACAAA ACAGATCTGTAAAGAGTTCACCGACCTGCTGGCTCAGGACCGATCTCCCCTGGGGAACTCGCGGCCCAACCCCATTTTGGAGCCGGGCATCCAGAGCTGCCTGACCCACTTCAACCTCATCTCGCACGGCTTTGGGAGCCCGGCGGTGTGTGCTGCCGTCACCGCCCTGCAGAACTATCTCACCGAGGCACTCAAGGCCATGGACAAAATGTACCTCAGCAACAACCCCAACAGCCACACAGACAACAGCACCAAAAGCGGCGACAAAGAGGAGAAGCACCGAAAGTGA
- the TFAP2A gene encoding transcription factor AP-2-alpha isoform X2 yields the protein MLVHSFSAMERHDSTSNGTARLPQLGTVGQSPYTSAPPLSHTPNADFQPPYFPPPYQPIYPQSQDPYSHVNDPYSLNPLHAQPQPQHPGWPGQRQSQETGLLHTHRGLPHQLSGLDPRRDYRRHDDLLHAPHGLGSGLADLPLHSIPHAIEDVPHVEDPGINIPDQTVIKKGPVSLSKSNNNAVSSIPINKDALFGGVVNPNEVFCSVPGRLSLLSSTSKYKVTVAEVQRRLSPPECLNASLLGGVLRRAKSKNGGRSLREKLDKIGLNLPAGRRKAANVTLLTSLVEGEAVHLARDFGYVCETEFPAKAVAEFLNRQHSDPNEQVTRKNMLLATKQICKEFTDLLAQDRSPLGNSRPNPILEPGIQSCLTHFNLISHGFGSPAVCAAVTALQNYLTEALKAMDKMYLSNNPNSHTDNSTKSGDKEEKHRK from the exons ATGTTAGTGCACAGTTTTTCGGCTATG GAGCGCCACGACAGTACCAGCAACGGGACAGCCCGGTTACCCCAGTTGGGGACCGTGGGGCAGTCTCCCTACACCAGCGCCCCACCGCTCTCGCACACCCCCAACGCCGACTTCCAGCCCCCCTACTTCCCCCCCCCTTACCAGCCCATCTACCCCCAGTCTCAGGACCCCTACTCCCACGTGAACGACCCGTACAGCCTCAACCCCCTCCACgcccagccacagccccagcacccaggaTGGCCGGgacagaggcagagccaggagacGGGGCTGCTCCACACGCACCGGGGTTTGCCCCACCAGCTCTCGGGGCTCGACCCGCGCAGGGACTACCGGCGGCACGACGACCTGCTGCACGCCCCGCACGGGCTGGGCTCGGGGCTGGCCGACCTGCCCCTCCACTCCATCCCCCACGCCATCGAGGACGTGCCG CACGTAGAAGACCCCGGTATTAACATCCCAGATCAAACTGTAATTAAGAAAG gcccCGTGTCCCTCTCCAAGTCTAACAACAACGCCGTCTCCTCCATCCCCATCAACAAGGACGCGCTCTTCGGCGGGGTGGTGAACCCCAACGAGGTCTTCTGCTCGGTGCCGGGCCGCCTCTCGCTGCTCAGCTCCACCTCCAAGTACAAGGTCACGGTGGCGGAAGTGCAGAGACGCCTGTCGCCGCCCGAGTGCCTCAACGCCTCCCTGCTGGGCGGAGTGCTCCGGAG GGCAAAGTCTAAAAATGGAGGGAGATCTCTGAGGGAGAAACTGGACAAAATAGGACTAAACCTGCCAGCTGGAAGGCGTAAAGCTGCTAACGTTACCTTGCTCACATCGCTCGTGGAGG GAGAAGCAGTACATCTAGCTAGAGATTTTGGGTACGTTTGTGAGACAGAATTTCCTGCCAAAGCAGTAGCTGAATTTCTCAACCGACAACATTCCGATCCAAACGAGCAAGTCACAAGAAAAAACATGCTTCTAGCTACAAA ACAGATCTGTAAAGAGTTCACCGACCTGCTGGCTCAGGACCGATCTCCCCTGGGGAACTCGCGGCCCAACCCCATTTTGGAGCCGGGCATCCAGAGCTGCCTGACCCACTTCAACCTCATCTCGCACGGCTTTGGGAGCCCGGCGGTGTGTGCTGCCGTCACCGCCCTGCAGAACTATCTCACCGAGGCACTCAAGGCCATGGACAAAATGTACCTCAGCAACAACCCCAACAGCCACACAGACAACAGCACCAAAAGCGGCGACAAAGAGGAGAAGCACCGAAAGTGA